GGCAAGCACTTCCGGGTGGGCCGGATGCTGGCCAAGGAGGCCGTCGCCGCCCGGCTGAACTCCGAGGCCGGCATCAGCTACACCGAGTTCAGCTACCAGCTCCTGCAGGCCAACGACTACCGCGAGCTGTTCCGGCGGCACGGCGTCACGCTGCAGACCGGCGGCTCGGACCAGTGGGGCAACCTCACCGCCGGCATCGACCTGGTCCGCCGCACCGAGGGGGCGACGGTGCACGCGCTGTCCACCCCGCTGGTGACGAGGTCCGACGGGACCAAGTTCGGCAAGAGCGAGGGCGGCGCGGTCTGGCTTGACCCCTCGCTCACCTCTCCGTACGCCTTCTTCCAGTTCTGGCTGAACGCGGAGGACGACGACGCGCGCGCCTGGCTGCCGCTGTACTCCGAGCGCCCGGCCGAGGAGGTCGCGGCGCTGGTCGCCGAGTCCGAGGCACGCCCGGCCGCCCGGGCCGCGCAGCGCGCGCTGGCCGAGGAGCTGACCCGCTTGGTGCACGGCGAGGAGGAGCTCCGCCAGGCCGAGGCCGCCGGCCGGGCGCTGTTCGGCCGCGACGAACTGTCCGCCCTGGGCGCGGAGACCCTGGGCGCCGCCCTGCGCGAGGCGGGCAGCGTCACCGTGGACGGGGGGACGCCGACCGTCGCCGCCCTGCTGCAGCAGACCGGGCTGGTCGCCAGCCTGTCGGAGGCCCGCCGCACCGTGCGGGAGGGCGGCGCCTACCTCAACAACCGGCGGGTCACCGACGCCGAGACCGTGCCGGGGGAGGCCGACTGGCTGCCGGGTGGGTGGCTGGTGCTCCGCCGCGGGAAGCGCTCGATCGCCGGCGTGCACCGCGGCACGGACCGGTGACCCGGAACGTGAACGGCGGGTGACCGGGCTGTTGCAGCCCGGTGTCGGGCGTCACGCTGCGGTCGTTTGACACCCCGGACGACACCCACGTAACTTCTCTCCTGCGCCCGGCGAGACCGGCGCGGGGAACGGGACCACGGTCACCGCCCCGCGGGTTGGACCAGGCGCCACCAGCCCAGCGGCCTCGCTGGTCCCGGGAGTCCTCCCGGGCACACCGTCCCGCTGGTGCCGCCCCTCCGGAACGCCGAGCGTGGGTCCCCGACCCGCAGCTTGACGGACACGGGAGACGGCGTAACGTGGAACAGCCGCCGCGATCGAAGGCCCACCCGGCCCGGTGTCGTGAGCGTCCGCTCCTTGAGAACTCAACAGCGTGCCGAAAGTCAGTGCCAAGTAATTAACCCCTTTGTGGGTTCCTTTGGTTGATTGATCGAGAGCGTCCAGTTCTCGGTTCTCGGCCGGGGTTCGAACATCTACGGAGAGTTTGATCCTGGCTCAGGACGAACGCTGGCGGCGTGCTTAACACATGCAAGTCGAACGGTGATCCTGCTTCGGTGGGTGATCAGTGGCGAACGGGTGAGTAACACGTGGGTAACCTGCCCCTGGCTCTGGGATAACTCCAAGAAATTGGGGCTAATACCGGATGTGACCGCTGGCCGCATGGTCTGGTGGTGGAAAGGATTCGTCCGGCTGGGGATGGGCCCGCGGCCTATCAGCTTGTTGGTGGGGTAGTGGCCTACCAAGGCGACGACGGGTAGCCGGCCTGAGAGGGTGACCGGCCACACTGGGACTGAGACACGGCCCAGACTCCTACGGGAGGCAGCAGTGGGGAATATTGCGCAATGGGCGGAAGCCTGACGCAGCGACGCCGCGTGGGGGATGACGGCCTTCGGGTTGTAAACCTCTTTCAGCAGGGACGAAGCGGAAGTGACGGTACCTGCAGAAGAAGCACCGGCCAACTACGTGCCAGCAGCCGCGGTAATACGTAGGGTGCAAGCGTTGTCCGGAATTATTGGGCGTAAAGAGCTCGTAGGCGGTCTGTCGCGTCGGCTGTGAAAACCCGGAGCTCAACTCCGGGCCTGCAGTCGATACGGGCAGACTCGAGTGTTGCAGGGGAGACTGGAATTCCTGGTGTAGCGGTGAAATGCGCAGATATCAGGAGGAACACCGGTGGCGAAGGCGGGTCTCTGGGCAACAACTGACGCTGAGGAGCGAAAGCGTGGGGAGCGAACAGGATTAGATACCCTGGTAGTCCACGCCGTAAACGTTGGGCGCTAGGTGTGGGGGCCATTCCACGGTCTCCGTGCCGCAGCTAACGCATTAAGCGCCCCGCCTGGGGAGTACGGCCGCAAGGCTAAAACTCAAAGGAATTGACGGGGGCCCGCACAAGCGGCGGAGCATGTTGCTTAATTCGATGCAACGCGAAGAACCTTACCTAGGCTTGACATGCACGGAAATCTCGCAGAGATGCGGGGTCCGTAAGGGCCGTGCACAGGTGGTGCATGGTTGTCGTCAGCTCGTGTCGTGAGATGTTGGGTTAAGTCCCGCAACGAGCGCAACCCTCGTTCCATGTTGCCAGCGGATAATGCCGGGGACTCATGGGAGACTGCCGGGGTCAACTCGGAGGAAGGTGGGGATGACGTCAAATCATCATGCCCCTTATGTCTAGGGCTGCAAACATGCTACAATGGCCGGTACAAAGGGCTGCGATACCGTGAGGTGGAGCGAATCCCAAAAAGCCGGTCTCAGTTCGGATTGGGGTCTGCAACTCGACCCCATGAAGTTGGAGTCGCTAGTAATCGCAGATCAGCAACGCTGCGGTGAATACGTTCCCGGGCCTTGTACACACCGCCCGTCACGTCACGAAAGTCGGTAACGCCCGAAGCCGGTGGCCCAACCCTCGTGGAGGGAGCCGTCGAAGGCGGGATCGGCGATTGGGACGAAGTCGTAACAAGGTAGCCGTACCGGAAGGTGCGGCTGGATCACCTCCTTTCTAAGGAGCACTGGCCGCCAGACTCGTGCTGGTGGTCCAGAGCCGCGCCCAGGACGCGACGGCCCCCCGCCTGTGGGGGGTGGGGTGTTCCTGGGGTGGTGCTCGAGGGTGGAACGCTGACCAGTTCGATGCCGGTTGTGGCCGGCCCCTGGTACGACGCCTCCTGCGTGGGGCGTGAGGAACGGGGCCGTGGTGCAGCAGGTGGTCGTAGGCACGCTGTTGGGTCCTGAGGGAGCGGACCTCGGATCCCCGGTAGCCGCCGGTGCACGCGCGTCGTGTGTGGTTGGCTGGCCGGGGCTGAGGTGTGTTCTCTCGTGTCGGGGCCGTCCGGGTCCTCGTACCGCCTGTCGTGTCCGGTGTGCTCGCGTTCGTCGCGTGCACGCCGGGTGGGGTGGGGTCTGGCGGGGGCGAGTCGGGTGGTGGCCGGTCGTTCGTTGAGAACTGCACAGTGGACGCGAGCATCTTTATCTGGTTTGTAGGTGCCCCGCGCGTGGTCGTCCGGTTCACACCGGAGGCCGGGTGTGGGGTGTGTTGTGGTTTGTGTGGCCAAGTTGTTGAGGGCACACGGTGGATGCCTGGGCACCAGGAGCCGATGAAGGACGTAGGAGGCTGCGATAAGCCTCGGGGAGCTGCCAACCGAGCGTTGATCCGAGGATGTCCGAATGGGGGAACCCCGCACCAGTCATGTGGTGTGACCTGCGCCTGAATGTATAGGGCGTGTGGAGGGAACGTGGGGAAGTGAAACATCTCAGTACCCACAGGAAGAGAAAACAACCGTGATTCCGTGAGTAGTGGCGAGCGAAAGCGGATGAGGCTAAACCGTTTCCATGTGATACCCGGCAGGGGTTGTGGGAGCGGGGTCGTGGGACCGTCCGTGCGTATCTGCCGGTACGTGGAGGAGTGAGAAAGACTGCGTGTTAGCCGAAGGCCTCTGGAAGGGGTCGCCGGAGAGGGTGAGAGCCCCGTAGGCGAAAGCACTGGTCCTCCTTGTGACGTGTTCCCGAGTAGCACCGAGCCCGTGGAATTCGGTGTGAATCTGGCGGGACCACCCGCTAAGCCTGAATACTCCCTGGTGACCGATAGCGGACGAGTACCGTGAGGGAAAGGTGAAAAGTACCCCGGGAGGGGAGTGAAACAGTACCTGAAACCGTGTGCCTACAAGCCGTGAGAGCCGTGAATCGCACTTCGGTGCGGCGGTGATTGCGTGCCTTTTGAAGAATGAGCCTGCGAGTTAGTGGTGCGTGGCGAGGTTAACCCGTGGGGGGTAGCCGTAGCGAAAGCGAGTCCGAACAGGGCGTGTCCGTATGGACGATCAGTCGCGTGTCCTAGACCCGAAGCCGAGTGATCTACCCATGGCCAGGTTGAAGCGCGGGTAAGACCGCGTGGAGGACCGAACCCACCAGGGTTGAAAACCTGGGGGATGAGCTGTGGGTAGGGGTGAAAGGCCAATCAAACTCGGTGATAGCTGGTTCTCCCCGAAATGCATTTAGGTGCAGCGTCGCGTGTTTCTTGCCGGAGGTAGAGCACTGGATGGCCGATGGGCCCCACAAGGTTACTGACGTCAACCAAACTCCGAATGCCGGTAAGTGAGAGCGTGGCAGTGAGACTGCGGGCGATAAGGTTCGTAGTCGAGAGGGAAACAGCCCAGATCATCGGCTAAGGCCCCTAAGCGTGTGCTAAGTGGAAAAGGATGTGGGATCGCAGAGACAACCAGGAGGTTGGCTTAGAAGCAGCCACCCTTGAAAGAGTGCGTAATAGCTCACTGGTCAAGTGGTTCCGCGCCGACAATGTAGCGGGGCTCAAGCACACCGCCGAAGCCGTGGCACTCCATCGTCAGCCTGTCGTTGCCCTGCGGGGTGGCGGCCAGGTGGTGGGGTGGGTAGGGGAGCGTCGTGTGGCGGGGGAAGCGGCGGAGTGATCCAGCCGTGGACGCCACGCGAGTGAGAATGCAGGCATGAGTAGCGAGAGGGGAGTGAGAACCTCCCCCGCCGGAAGACCAAGGGTTCCTGGGCCAGGCTAATCCGCCCAGGGTGAGTCGGGACCTAAGGCGAGGCCGACAGGCGTAGTCGATGGACAACGGGTTGATATTCCCGTACCCGCGAAGGAACGCCCATGCTGAGGCCACCGATGCTAACCACCCGAACCGCTGGTGTTCTTTGGAGCGCCGGTGGGGAGTGTGGGGCCCGGAGTGGTAGTAGGTAAGCGATGGGGTGACGCAGGAAGGTAGTCGTAGCCGGTGAGTGGTGGTACCGGTGCAAGGGTGTGGCCCGGGGGGTAGGTAAATCCGCCCCCCATGCAGGGTGAGGCCTGACGCATAGCCGATTGCGGTGAATTCGATGATCCTATGCTGCCGAGAAAAGCCTCTAGCGAGTTCCGAGCGGCCCGTACCCCAAACCAACTCAGGTGGTCAGGTAGAGAATACCGAGGCGATCGAGCGAACTGTGGTTAAGGAACTCGGCAAAATGCCCCCGTAACTTCGGGAGAAGGGGGGCCGTCTGCTGTGAACACCCAAGCGGTGGGCAGCGGTGGGCGGCCGCAGAGACCAGTGAGAAGCGACTGTTTACTAAAAACACAGGTCCGTGCGAAGTCGTAAGACGATGTATACGGACTGACGCCTGCCCGGTGCTGGAACGTTAAGGGGACGGGTCAGTGCACGCAAGTGTGCGAAGCTCAGAACTCAAGCGCCAGTAAACGGCGGTGGTAACTATAACCATCCTAAGGTAGCGAAATTCCTTGTCGGGTAAGTTCCGACCTGCACGAATGGCGTAACGACTTCTCAGCTGTCTCAACCACAGGCTCGGCGAAATTGCACTACGAGTAAAGATGCTCGTTACGCGCGGCAGGACGGAAAGACCCCGGGACCTTCACTACAGCTTGATATTGGTGTTCGGTTCGGTTTGTGTAGGATAGGTGGGAGACTGGGAAGCCGGCACGCCAGTGTCGGTGGAGTCGCCGTTGAAATACCACTCTGGTCGAATTGGATGTCTAACCTGGGTCCGTGATCCGGATCAGGAACAGTGTCAGGTGGGTAGTTTAACTGGGGCGGTTGCCTCCCAAAGGGTAACGGAGGCGCCCAAAGGTCCCCTCAGCCTGGTTGGCAATCAGGTGTCGAGTGCAAGTGCACAAGGGGGCTTGACTGTGAGACCGACGGGTCGAGCAGGAGCGAAAGCTGGGACTAGTGACCCGGCACCGGCAGGTGGAAGCGGTGTCGCTCAACGGATAAAAGGTACCCCGGGGATAACAGGCTGATCTTCCCCAAGAGTCCATATCGACGGGATGGTTTGGCACCTCGATGTCGGCTCGTCGCATCCTGGGGCTGGAGTAGGTCCCAAGGGTTGGGCTGTTCGCCCATTAAAGCGGTACGCGAGCTGGGTTTAGAACGTCGTGAGACAGTTCGGTCCCTATCCGCCGCGCGCGTAAGAGACTTGAGAAGAGCTGTCCCTAGTACGAGAG
This window of the Geodermatophilus sp. DSM 44513 genome carries:
- the tyrS gene encoding tyrosine--tRNA ligase, whose protein sequence is MTDVIDELHRRGLIAQSTDEAALRAALAAGPVTYYAGFDPTAPSLHVGHLLQFTVLRALQRAGHRPVVLVGGATGLIGDPRPTAERQLNDRDTVAEWVDRIRTQVAPFLEVPAQRHGLAAPVYVDNLEWTAPLSAIDLLRDLGKHFRVGRMLAKEAVAARLNSEAGISYTEFSYQLLQANDYRELFRRHGVTLQTGGSDQWGNLTAGIDLVRRTEGATVHALSTPLVTRSDGTKFGKSEGGAVWLDPSLTSPYAFFQFWLNAEDDDARAWLPLYSERPAEEVAALVAESEARPAARAAQRALAEELTRLVHGEEELRQAEAAGRALFGRDELSALGAETLGAALREAGSVTVDGGTPTVAALLQQTGLVASLSEARRTVREGGAYLNNRRVTDAETVPGEADWLPGGWLVLRRGKRSIAGVHRGTDR